One genomic window of Ammospiza nelsoni isolate bAmmNel1 chromosome 4, bAmmNel1.pri, whole genome shotgun sequence includes the following:
- the ANKRD37 gene encoding ankyrin repeat domain-containing protein 37, with protein sequence MLMLDCSSESGSFSNLFETGTAVNAPADASGQSPAHLAACGGEAFFLLWQLQTGANLNQQDCLGEAPIHKAAKAGSLECLALLVAGDAKIDLCNNSGQTAADLALDYGFLECAKFLRTIQHTQTMKLRGQSGYSLSDRHGLQREDPTAQKQESETSRSINRKRRRSDGV encoded by the exons ATGCTGATGCTGGACTGCAGCTCCGAG TCTGGTAGTTTCAGCAACCTGTTTGAGACGGGAACCGCTGTGAATGCACCTGCAGATGCCTCTGGTCAGTCTCCAGCTCACTTGGCTGCTTGTGGTGGTGAAGCTTTTTTCCTACTTTGGCAACTGCAGACAGGAGCAAATTTGAACCAACAG GATTGCCTTGGAGAAGCCCCGATACataaagcagcaaaagctgGGAGTCTGGAATGTCTTGCTCTCCTTGTTGCTGGTGATGCTAAAATTGA CTTGTGCAACAACAgtggacagacagcagcagaCCTTGCACTGGATTATGGCTTTCTGGAATGTGCCAAGTTCCTCAGGACAATTCAGCACACTCAGACAATGAAACTGAGAGGACAGTCTGGATACTCACTAAGTGACAGACATGGCTTGCAGAGAGAGGATCCAACTGCACAGAAACAAGAAAGTGAAACCAGCAGATCCATAaacaggaagaggagaagatcAGATGGTGTGTAA